GTGAGGATCTTGGAGCCGAGCCGCTCGATCGACTTGATGCCGAGCGCCTGGCCGGCCAGCAGCACGCCGCCGCCGGTAGCCGTGACGGCCAGGGTGGCGTTGCCCATGGTCGGGAAGACCTTGCCGGCCTTCACGGACTCGACCGCCGCGAAGCCGCGGTTGACGCCCCAGGCAGCCAGGCCGGCGCCGCCGATGGCCCCGGCGGCCTTGCCGGCGGTCTCGGCGATCGCCTTCTGACCGGCAGTGTGGGCCAGCACGGCCGCGCCAGCGGGTAGCATGGTCGCGCCGGCGCCGATGCCGAACACGTTGAGCCCGTCGGGGCCGTCCTTCGCGGCGCTGGCCACGGAGGTGCCGAGCACGCCGGCGCCGCCGGCGGCCAGGGCCACGCCGCCCACGGTCGCCCAGTGCTTGCCGAAGATGCCGTCGATCGCCTTGTAGGCGGTGGAGACGGGCTTGCTCAGGGCCTGCTTCGCGACCGGGATGTCGTAGATCCGGCCCACGATTTCGGTGCCGCCGAGCGCCATCGCGGTGCCCAGGAACGCCTTGCCGGTGCCGCGGGCGTTGTGGCCCTTGCCGAAGTCGTTGACGAACGAATCGTGGACCATGGTCGCGCCCAGGCCGGCGACGCCGGCGCCCACCGCGGGGACGATGCCCTTCTCGGCGATCTTGCGGAATGCCTCGCTCTTGGCGGCCCCGCCGGCCACGACGAGGGCGGAGCCCAGCACGGCGCCGGCGGTCGTGATCTTGTTGTCGCGGACGAACTTGCCCGCAGCGGTGTTCTTGATCGCCTGGTAGGGCGTGTTCTTGATGCTGACGTCAGACATTCCGGGGCTCCTCTCCTCCGTAAACGGTCCTTCTCCGGGATCGGTTATCGGGAGGCGGGGCCGGGGGAATGCTCCCCGGGCAACTAACAATGAGTTAACGTCTCGTGAAGGGCTTCGAGGTCGGGGCCGGGCGCAACCCCGAGATCGCGGCGCAGCACGCGCCAGCAGGCCTGATACTGCCGCAGGGCGTCGTCGCGGCGGCCGGCGTCGCGCAGGAGCGTGATGAGCGAGTAGTGGAGCTCCTCGCGGCTGGGCTCGAGTTCCAGCCCGCGCCAGCAGACCGCCATGGCGGCCGTCAGCTCGCCGCGCCGGGAGTGCTGCCGGATGGCCAGGCGGGCCGCCGAGAAGAACAGCTCCCTCAGCTGCTCGCGGGCGATCAGCGCCCAGCCGCTGGACGCGTCTCCGGCCAGGAAGTCCCCGCAGTACAGGTCGAGCGCCCGCGCGCTGCTGCCCAGGGCCAGGTCCCCTCGGCCCGAGCGCTCGAAGCTCTCGGCCTCGCGCACGGCGCCGACGAACTCTTCGGCGTCCACCCAGATGGTTCCGCCCTCGAGCACGACGCTCTCGCCCGAGCTGTGCACGAAGTCGCGGCCGTTTCGCGCGAGGTCGAGCGCGCGGCGCAGGTCGTGCAGGATGACGCGGAGGTTGCGGGCGGCCAGTTGCGGGTTGGCTCCCGGCCAGAGCAGCTCCATGAGCGACTCGCGGGAGACCGGGCGGCCGCGATGCGCCACCAGGTACTGCAGCGCCTTGACGGCTTTCTGCCGCTTGAACGCGCCGTGCGGCAACGTTGTGCCGTCCACGGCTATTTCGAAGGCTCCGAGGCAGCGCACGGCCAGGGCCGGCGGCGCGTCCGCGGCCGGCGCCGGCGCCGCCATGCTCTCCTGCAGCAGGCCCGGCACCAGGCCGGCCAGGTGGACCGACAGCGGGAAGAGCACCCGGGCCGCGGCCGCGATGTCGAAGGCCAGTTGCCGCGAGGACAGGGCGATCATGGCCGCCACTCGGCCCCGCGCCACGACGGGCGCGCAGATGGTCCAGCCCCCGTCGCCGGGGGCGCCGTTCTCGGCGATGAGCAACTGCGGGGAGTCCGTGGCGCCCCCCGCCAGCGACGCCGCGACGTCCGCCGCGACCGCGTGGGTGCCGGGCGGGCACGCGCCCGCGTGGATCGCTGATACCAGGCGGCCGTCCGGTTGCCGGAGGTACAGTTCGGCGCAGTCGGCCCGCGCCATCGGCAGGCCGGCGGCCAGGGCGCTGTGGACGGCGCTCGCCGGCGCCGCTTCGGACTCCAGCACCGGGTAGAGCGCCTCGATCAGGCTCATCACCCGGCCCTGGTGCTCGAGGATGCTGTCTTCCGGCGGCTCCAGCACGCAGATGTTGCCCTGCTCGGTATCCGAGAGCGCCGCCTTGACCGCGAAGCACTGGAGCCGCACCCAGCGTTCGCCCTCCCAGGGGGCGCGCAGAGCCCGGTTGTGGGCCCAGCCGCGGCGGTGCGAATCGGCTCGCAGCGGGCAGGTCTCGTGGCACGGCCTTCCGGTCTCCAGGTCGATCGCCGGGATGACGTCGTAGCAGAACTGGCCCAGGGCCTCGCTCGCCGTCACGCCGCCA
This genomic window from Candidatus Tanganyikabacteria bacterium contains:
- a CDS encoding winged helix-turn-helix domain-containing protein, coding for MQDIVSRLSVAAFAVDDDLRVVAWNQAAEGGGGVTASEALGQFCYDVIPAIDLETGRPCHETCPLRADSHRRGWAHNRALRAPWEGERWVRLQCFAVKAALSDTEQGNICVLEPPEDSILEHQGRVMSLIEALYPVLESEAAPASAVHSALAAGLPMARADCAELYLRQPDGRLVSAIHAGACPPGTHAVAADVAASLAGGATDSPQLLIAENGAPGDGGWTICAPVVARGRVAAMIALSSRQLAFDIAAAARVLFPLSVHLAGLVPGLLQESMAAPAPAADAPPALAVRCLGAFEIAVDGTTLPHGAFKRQKAVKALQYLVAHRGRPVSRESLMELLWPGANPQLAARNLRVILHDLRRALDLARNGRDFVHSSGESVVLEGGTIWVDAEEFVGAVREAESFERSGRGDLALGSSARALDLYCGDFLAGDASSGWALIAREQLRELFFSAARLAIRQHSRRGELTAAMAVCWRGLELEPSREELHYSLITLLRDAGRRDDALRQYQACWRVLRRDLGVAPGPDLEALHETLTHC